One Chryseobacterium indoltheticum DNA segment encodes these proteins:
- a CDS encoding HRDC domain-containing protein → MMKIKVLKIRIADEFLREDQREIDHFLEHHEIIKTETAFVHDEQFWSVVLYFNDIESAVNKTIVKDSKAVKYSADDEMLNEDEGKILDALKLWRSEKAREQNLPTYFIATNKELVSVAKYKPAKKEELLDIKGFGKHKIENYGEEILEILESV, encoded by the coding sequence ATGATGAAAATAAAAGTTTTAAAAATCAGAATTGCAGATGAATTTCTGCGTGAAGACCAAAGAGAAATCGATCATTTTCTTGAACATCATGAAATTATTAAAACTGAAACTGCATTTGTTCACGACGAACAGTTTTGGTCGGTGGTATTGTATTTTAATGACATAGAATCTGCCGTTAATAAAACAATCGTGAAAGATTCTAAAGCAGTTAAATATTCTGCGGATGATGAAATGTTAAACGAAGACGAAGGTAAAATTCTGGATGCTCTGAAGCTTTGGCGCTCCGAAAAAGCAAGAGAACAAAATCTTCCGACGTATTTTATAGCAACCAATAAAGAGCTCGTGTCTGTTGCGAAATATAAGCCTGCTAAAAAAGAAGAGTTGCTCGACATCAAAGGTTTCGGAAAACATAAGATTGAAAACTACGGCGAAGAGATTTTAGAAATCCTGGAAAGCGTGTAA
- a CDS encoding single-stranded DNA-binding protein: MSLRNKVTLIGFTGKEVETVNFENGGMKASVSLATNDHYTNAKGEKVEETQWHSLVAFGKTAEIFQKYVPKGKEIAIEGKLTYRSYDDKDGVKKYITEIRVDELLLLGGK, translated from the coding sequence ATGTCACTAAGAAACAAAGTAACCTTAATCGGTTTTACAGGTAAAGAAGTTGAAACAGTAAACTTCGAAAACGGCGGAATGAAAGCTTCGGTATCACTCGCTACAAACGATCATTACACCAACGCAAAAGGTGAGAAAGTAGAAGAAACACAATGGCACAGTTTGGTAGCTTTTGGGAAAACGGCTGAGATTTTTCAGAAATATGTTCCAAAAGGAAAAGAGATTGCCATTGAAGGGAAATTAACGTACAGATCGTACGACGATAAAGATGGGGTGAAAAAATATATTACCGAAATCAGAGTAGATGAACTTCTGCTTTTGGGTGGTAAATAA